In the Pectinophora gossypiella unplaced genomic scaffold, ilPecGoss1.1 Pgos_34, whole genome shotgun sequence genome, aaccttgttctattaacgaagttccgtgtctgcgtagcattctatctatttggatgaggcacatgttaaacgcattttcttcgtcatctggcaccctataaaggaaatcttcggccaattgacgtttatacgtgttccacagtgacgccactgaggcaccattaacagccagcgttacaaaaaagctacgaagtcgtggtccggttaaaaaagtggaagcttcttccatagcccgttcatattcgactgaatcgtccgcaagtcctgcgaatttggcagcttcttgaaaagttgtgcaatttggacctccaatttgcagtaaatccgcgaaactacgacaagggtaaacacttaaaagaagtcttaaaaagaactgttcacctctgttcggcgcgacccaaaatagacgcgcgacgagctcaccccgcattcttcgcgtaagaaatttgccgttttgcatttgcaccgcctgaactgtctttaaacatggatctttcgcatgaatgttataagtttcaaaaaagtctaagtaggatacccgatcaaactcctcagttaaaggcctactgaaatagtctaaaagatctgaacctgcattattaactgcctcgttcgcgtggccaggcttaaaaaatactgaattttgatcgggcaaatgtactgttaacatttttaccgtagggttctacaatatcaaattcgagaacacgccacgctgcttcgctagaactaataaatcgcttagtgacataattgttcgatttcatcctcacgatgttcttcatcaacaacggcaatacgggcttcatcaggtccttttgtcatatatttgaacaaatatttaattatagcacgctgtgtggatggttctctatttttacgcatcattttttatgtaataatttaccatggcataatgttacttgtcctattattagttacgcataatgttaatttgtcataactttttaagcataatgttgaaactcataactaccataagcataataattaataacaataatgacatataagcataagtattataagcataaaaactatactccgaataagaaaagttttggcacaactttgaacatttctgaaacttactttttccttggttgcatttggttcatgattgtgactttttatattttttgactctatttcatgctgttggtgatcattcagtatacttttcgtgtgtaagataaacatgctggcggcgtaaagtggcccaagggccacccccgccgcaccctaacctactgttatgccttgtaaaaattatgacaaaacactattaagtattctaaaaaagaattatggatacctatttatatgcgaatcaaatttataccaacaaatattagtccaaaaataagttatacctaacaaaccagtattcttagatgttattatgggaaagtactattatgtttaaaaaccttatgcgaaaaggattatgataattaaaattatgacaaaaccatttatgcattttaagaaaatccctgtgtggacacttctaaatgtgagcatcatattttaggagaagagcaggattataaggaacgacctataaatcattaactattacgtctctgccgcgatatttaataatcgcctgatttttactattacgatgtaaatgtataaaacctctatcgtcactgaaggtgactgtGTTGTACCcttgaacggcctcgcggtgaATATCTGGATTGCGTTCGCTATACTGTTGAACTGCCTTGCGATTAACAGCGGGGTTTTTCGTTGTGTATTTCCTGACAGCTTCGCGATGCGCGTTTTCTTTACTTGGTTTcggtccgcgtttctgttttttgggtcggccacctttatttttaacgcattggcTTTCGTCTTGATTACTGATTTCtctaataggacaactggttttaaaattgtcagttttatatcACTTGTAGTGTCATATACATCTACCGGATTTGAATCAACTTCCAATTTACTTGTTTAGTATTCATTCAAAGCATTCATACTAAAATTCATTCTTCCCTTCATTCTCTCTCTGTTCGCCCAACCTCCGCAGCGTCAATACGTGTaatatgtgtagtgtctattttctatcatttaaataaaaaacaagtgaattataaaagtgactttttgtttaTAACGCCCCGCTGAATTAGAACATTCTTTAGAAACCAAAATAGTGAACATTTTTGTGGTCCTTCGAGTCGTGTGGTCATTGTGCGCGTGAACAAGATCGCCATTTTGTGAAAAATTGTGTCTAATCTTTGTCTCAAGGAGGTCGTCACGTGACCAAGTGATCCATTCAACATTCATCAATTCATTCAGATTGTGCTGCACTCTGGCGGGCGGCGGGCAGAAGCAACCTATATTTGTCAATATCGGTCTTAAAACACTAGAGTCCAGGCCAAAAAAattgacacaaaaaaaaagaagcgaCAGGCTTATTTCAACGTCATCAGGCTTCTTTCattttttctattgtttttctaCGTGCTATTTTTTCGACATGACGGAACAAGATAATTTTCAAGAATTACAACAATTTAAACAACAGAGAAGTTCATTAAAAGGAAAACTCACACGCATATGTAATTTCATACAAAGTTATAGTGCTACGAACAATACACTTCATGAGATCAAGGCGCGTCAAGCCGAACTGGAGAAAATTTTCATTAGATTCGACGAGTTGCAATCTGCGATCGAGTGCTGCGAATGCGACGATCCAGAACGTCAAGAGATTTACGAGCAAGAACGACACAACTTGAGGACAAATATTACTTGGTGAAGTCGAAAATGGACGCCTTACTAACTGGGCCTATTATTACCGCACGATTGTCAACAGATCATCAACAGCTTAGTTCGACCTTGAATCACGATACCATGTACAAGAAACCACGCGTTAAGTTACCTCAACTGGAATTACCAAGGTTCGATGGTGATATTCGGCAATGGCCGGCATTCAAGAATATCTTCATGGCTTCCGTAGATGACACCGACATACCAGTGGTCAACAAATTACAATATCTGAAGTCGTCACTCACGGGAGAAGCAGCGATCCTTATATCCTCATTGCTAGTGACGGAGGAAAATTATACCAAGGCCATGGAAATTCTATCAAGAAGGtacgaaaataaaacaataattgttAACTATCACTTGAAATCGATCACAAATTTTGCAACTATCACGAGATATAACCTTAAAGATTTCTTAGTAACATTACAACAAAGTTTAGACTCATTAAAGGCTATTAAGCTACCAGTTGACAGTTGGGACGCATTATTAGTGTTTATAATCTCTCAAAAACTTGATAATTCATTGCGAGCTGCATGGGAGCTCAATAGAAAGGAAAATACGATCCCTACAATGTGTGAATTGCTTGAGTTCCTTAACGCGCGTAGAACTCCATttgaaatgttaaatgctgataAGTACATTGATAAGATATATGTCAAAACCTCCCATGTCACATCTGCTGTAAATTCATCTTGCATATTGTGTCAAAACCAACATCAATTGCACAAgtgtcctaattacttagaacTCTCAGTTAATGATCGTATAAAAATGATTAAAGCTAAATCATTGTGTTATAACTGTTTACAGCCCTACCGTACCGAGCAAATCATGTGTGCTCAAAATACAAATGTCTAACATGCCATGGTAGACATCACACCAGTATACATATGGACAGAAATCTACAGCAACAGCAGGTTAGCTTTGCTTCTGCAGATTTATATTGCAATGACTTACCTCCGGTGCAATCTAACATTGTTTCTCTACCTACTGCTACTTCTATGGGTACACCCAATCCTAGCTACACTCACCTGCAACCATATGCAACTGCTACTTCTATAGGTACACCTAACTCTAGCTACACTCACCTGCAACCACATGCAACCACTACTTCTATGGGTACACCCAATTCTAGCTACACTCCCCTGCAACCACATGCAACCGCTACTTCTATAGGTACACCTAATACTAGCTACACTCAAATGCAACCACATGCATCTACTGACAACATTCAATTGCCTAACACTACACACACTCACGCTACGCCTTCTACTGTGCTTTCATCTCACACTAACAGACATCAAATATTGCTTTCCACAGCCATCATCCAAATCCAAGATGCATCCGGAAAGTGGATAAACGCTCGAGCTCTCCTGGACGCAGGTAGCGAGGTCAACATTGCTACCCACAGACTGGCATCCATGCTTCAGCTTGCATGTAAAGGTgatatttgtaatattagtgGCGTAGGTAACACCCAAAAACAATCTCAAATGAGTATACATACTAGTATTTCTTCACGTTATACTAACTACAAGGCTGATCTCACATTCATTGTGTTAGATAATATAGCAGTGCCGCTACCACACAACTATATACCTACACATACCTGGCACATACCAACTAAACAAGCACACACACTTGCTGACCCTACTTTTTTCATACCTAGCTCAATTGACTTGCTTATTGGAGCTGAGCTCTTCTACTCCATACTACTGACAGGACGTATAAAACTTGGTTCATGCTTACCTTTCTTAATTGAAACTACCCTAGGATGGGTTGTATCAGGTTCTTACATTCCTGATTCTAGTGAGCTTACTTCTGACTGCACTACACCTGTTAGCATGCATTTATCATCTACTCCCACAGATGGCATACTCCAATCTTTCTGGGAACAGGAGGAAGTACTGTCTACACAAAAGTTAATCTCTCCTGAAGACAAATACTGTGAGGAGTTGTACACCTCAACCACTACACAGGATGATACTGGTAGATATACTGTGGATTTGCCTTTACAGGCAGACAAAGTGAATGAATTAGGTAATTCATTTAATACCGCTTATCACTGCCTACTTAAACTGGAATCAAGGCTTACTAAGGACCCTGACCTCTATACTCAATATAAGTCATTTATCAATGAATTTATTGAGCTTGGCCATGCGCACCACATCCACAGCTTCTCCCCTACTGACTCACATGCATATTATGTACCTCACTTACCAGTACTTAAGCCAGATAGTGCATCTACAAAGATGC is a window encoding:
- the LOC126381063 gene encoding uncharacterized protein LOC126381063, with translation MLQLACKGDICNISGVGNTQKQSQMSIHTSISSRYTNYKADLTFIVLDNIAVPLPHNYIPTHTWHIPTKQAHTLADPTFFIPSSIDLLIGAELFYSILLTGRIKLGSCLPFLIETTLGWVVSGSYIPDSSELTSDCTTPVSMHLSSTPTDGILQSFWEQEEVLSTQKLISPEDKYCEELYTSTTTQDDTGRYTVDLPLQADKVNELGNSFNTAYHCLLKLESRLTKDPDLYTQYKSFINEFIELGHAHHIHSFSPTDSHAYYVPHLPVLKPDSASTKMRTVFNASAKSSSGLSLNDVLYEGPNIYNDIFDIILRFRLYKYAFSCDIVKMFRNIRINPQHTPLQRILWRNSKSEQLQCLELDTVTYGVKSAPYLACRTMLDLADRHTVTHPYASDCIKSSSYMDDYLCGAQSIEQCIQLCTELTDLLGTAGFQLHKWSTNHPHIYTHILSLNPSSQNNTPLDENNTYSFTLHESVKTLGLQWLPTQDTLNICIPNFTENKYPLY